From Nilaparvata lugens isolate BPH chromosome 7, ASM1435652v1, whole genome shotgun sequence, one genomic window encodes:
- the LOC111048033 gene encoding tubulin beta chain: protein MREIVHLQAGQCGNQIGSKFWEIISDEHGIDPTGVYHGDNELQLERIDVYYNEAARGKYVPRAILVDLEPGTMDSVRSGPFGLLFRPDNYVFGQSGAGNNWAKGHYTEGAELVDAVLDVLRREAENCDCLQGFQLAHSLGGGTGSGMGTLLISKIREEYPDRIMNTFSVVPSPKVSDTVVEPYNATLSVHQLVENTDETFCIDNEALYDICFRTLKLTSPTYGDLNHLVSVTMSGVTTCLRFPGQLNADLRKLAVNMVPFPRLHFFMPGFAPLTARGSQQYRALSVSELTQQMFDAKNMMTACDPRHGRYLTVAAIFRGMMSMKEVDEQMLNVQNKNSGYFVEWIPNNVKVAVCDIAPRGLTMSATFIGNTTAIQEIFKRISEQFTAMFRRKAFLHWYTGEGMDEMEFTEAESNMNDLVSEYQQYQEASAEDDVEFDEEEVIPEEQEQEPEA, encoded by the exons TTCTGGGAGATAATATCCGATGAGCATGGCATAGATCCAACTGGAGTCTACCACGGGGATAATGAACTTCAATTGGAAAGAATCGATGTCTATTATAATGAAGCTGCCA GAGGAAAATATGTTCCTCGAGCGATTTTGGTGGACCTTGAGCCTGGCACAATGGACTCTGTGCGATCGGGACCATTTGGGCTGCTGTTCAGGCCTGACAACTATGTCTTCGGACAGAGTGGAGCAG gtaaCAACTGGGCGAAAGGGCACTACACAGAGGGCGCCGAGTTGGTGGACGCAGTGTTGGACGTCCTGCGTCGCGAGGCCGAGAACTGCGACTGCCTGCAGGGCTTCCAGCTGGCCCACTCCCTGGGCGGGGGCACTGGCTCCGGCATGGGAACCCTCCTTATCTCCAAAATCAGGGAGGAGTATCCCGATCGCATCATGAACACATTCAGTGTTGTGCCTTCTCCCAAG GTATCGGATACAGTTGTGGAGCCGTACAATGCAACACTGTCGGTTCACCAGCTGGTGGAGAACACGGATGAGACTTTCTGCATCGATAACGAGGCTCTGTACGACATCTGCTTCAGGACGTTGAAGCTGACGTCACCCACCTACGGAGATCTCAACCACCTTGTATCT GTAACAATGTCTGGAGTGACAACATGCCTGAGGTTTCCTGGCCAGTTGAATGCGGATCTGCGCAAACTGGCAGTGAACATGGTCCCCTTCCCGCGGCTGCACTTCTTCATGCCGGGATTCGCCCCTCTCACCGCCAGGGGGAGCCAGCAGTACAGGGCGCTCTCTGTGTCCGAGTTGACGCAGCAGATGTTCGACGCCAAGAACATGATGACAGCCTGCGATCCGCGGCACGGCCGATACCTGACGGTGGCCGCCATATTCAGAGGAATGATGTCCATGAAGGAGGTCGACGAGCAAATGTTGAATGTGCAGAACAAAAATTCCGG GTACTTTGTGGAATGGATTCCGAACAACGTGAAAGTAGCCGTATGCGACATCGCGCCGAGGGGACTGACAATGTCGGCCACTTTCATCGGGAACACAACAGCAATCCAGGAGATTTTCAAGAGAATATCGGAACAGTTCACAGCCATGTTCCGGAGGAAGGCGTTCTTGCATTGGTATACCGGAGAGGGCATGGACGAGATGGAGTTCACCGAGGCCGAATCCAACATGAACGATCTGGTCTCCGAATATCAACAATACCAG GAAGCATCAGCTGAAGATGAtgtggagttcgacgaggaagAAGTTATTCCAGAGGAACAAGAGCAAGAACCAGAGGCCTAG
- the LOC111048032 gene encoding leucine-rich repeat-containing protein 57: MGNSALKSHFEHGQKTGVLNLSKQKLDEFPSGMKSLSNNLRSLDMSDNKFTVIPTEIHTYQKLKVLILNRNRLTNLPDELGSLAKLESFSATDNKLTTLPTSFANLTALKKVHLSGNLIKEFPVMLCGLSHLDFIDLSKNKLTTVPKGVAKLQCIELNLNQNQISSIHLDLASCPRLKTLRIEENCLPLEGFPSEIFYLSNVSLICAEGNLFEMKSFMDLDGYEKYMERYTAVKNKLL; this comes from the coding sequence atgGGTAACAGTGCATTGAAAAGTCATTTTGAACATGGCCAAAAAACGGGAGTTTTAAATCTTTCTAAACAAAAGTTGGATGAATTTCCATCTGGAATGAAGAGTCTGAGCAATAATTTGAGAAGCTTAGACATGtctgataataaattcactgtCATACCAACGGAGATTCATACCTATCAAAAACTGAAAGTGTTAATATTGAATAGAAACCGTTTAACAAATTTACCGGATGAATTGGGTAGCTTAGCAAAACTTGAGTCGTTTTCGGCAACGGATAATAAACTTACAACGTTACCTACTTCTTTTGCCAATCTTACTGCTTTAAAAAAGGTTCACCTCAGCGGCAATTTAATAAAAGAGTTTCCTGTAATGTTGTGTGGACTGTCGCACTTAGATTTCAttgatttatcgaaaaataagCTAACTACCGTACCAAAAGGAGTAGCAAAGCTACAGTGCATCGAGTTGAATCTAAATCAAAATCAGATATCTAGTATTCATTTAGATTTGGCTTCCTGTCCACGTTTAAAGACGCTGAGAATCGAGGAGAACTGTTTGCCTCTTGAAGGATTCCCCAGTGAGATATTTTACTTATCCAACGTATCCTTGATATGTGCCGAAGGTAATTTGTTTGAAATGAAATCTTTCATGGATTTGGATGGCTACGAGAAATATATGGAGCGGTACACGGCGGTCAAAAATAAGTTGCTTTAG